A region of the Desulfobacterales bacterium genome:
GTTCTTTTTTATCAGATGGTCTTATAAGATGACCTCCATAGGGACCTGAAGCAGATAAAATTCTTTCAAATTCTATACTTGTAACAACATTAGGATATTTTTTATATCCAAGAGTATCATGATTTGCTGGATTAAAAGTTCCAGTTCCTTGAGCAAGCACAACTGTGCCTACATTTAATACTCTTTCCTGTTTAACGTCATCATATTTGATAGCTCCAGCAGGGCATACCTTTGCACAATTTCCACATTTTCCTTTAGTTAAATAAATGCAATTATCAGCATCAATTGCATATTTAAGTGGAACTGCTTGAGCGAATTTGACATAAATTGCTTTTCTGTTGATTAAACCTTGTTCATAGGCATTAGGGACTTTTTTAGGACATTTTTCAGCACATAAACCGCAAGCTATACATTTTGATACATCTACATAACGAGGGTATTGTGTCACATTAACCTGAAAATTTCCAGTCTCTCCAGAAATACCGGTCACTTCGGACAATGTCAATAATTCAACATTTATATGTCTTCCAACTTCAACTAATTTTGGGGACATAATACACATTGAACAGTCATTCGTAGGAAATGTTTTATCTAATTGCGACATTATTCCGCCAATGGAACTGGTTCTTTCTACTAAATAAACAAAGTAACCAGAATCAGCCAGGTCCAATGCAGCTTGTATACCGGTTACACCTCCGCCTACAACCAGAGCCGCACCAATTACATCCTTTTGCATTTTTTTCTCCTTAAGTGTTTAATTTTTAAATGCCTGCTTATTTACGGCGTGTTCTTATTTGCGTTTATTATTAATTTTGAGCTGAATTTTTTTTAAAAGGCAAAACTAAATTAGTTAAAATTAAATGTCAACTTTAAAATATAGGCAGAAGCTAAATTTTTTAACATTTTGTTGTAAATTTATAGAAATTGTAAACAAAAACCTAACTTTCCGTATATATATTTTTTTAATATGGATTAACAGACAAAGATTAAATAATATAGATTAAATGGGGTTTTAATTTGCAGACATCAAAAAGTAACAGTTAATGTGGATCGGGGATATAAATCAGTCAGTTAGTTCCCGATCCACACCGTTTATGTTTGCGATTTTTTTAACTACTTACGCAATACTGAATCAATTGGTACACCTTCATTTAATATAACAATCTCTACTCTACGATTTTGTTGACGACCTGTTGAAGTTGTATTATCTGTAATAGGATAAGTTTTTCCATATCCTTTAATTGTGATTCTGTCTCTATCAATTCCCCTCGCTATTAAAGCGTTTTTTACAGAATCAGCTCTACGTTCTGATAAAGACAAATTTAAACTATCGCTTCCTTTACTGTCTGTATGTCCTTCAATAAGAACATTGCGCGTAGGATTTTTATGTAAAAATTCTGATAATTTATCAATAGAAAGCATTGCGCCTGCCTTTAAATCTGTCTTGCCGCTTTCAAATAAAACATCTCCGATTGTAAGAACCATCCCCCTATCAGTTTGTTTTGCCTGAAGTTCCAATAGTTCTTGTTCAAATTTTTTAGCTTCTTCTTTTGCTTTTTCAGCTTCTTTTCTAAGTTGTTCAGCTTCAAGTGCTTTGGCTTCAGCTTCTTTTTTCATTTTTTCAGCTTCAAGTGCTTTAGACTCAGCTTCAAGCGCTTTAGACTCAGCTTCTTTTTTCATTTTTTCATTTTGCTGACGTGCAAGCTCAGCTTCTTTTCTCATTGCTTCGGTCTGCTGACGTGCAAGCGCAGTTTCTTTTTGTTTAGCTTCAATCTCAAT
Encoded here:
- a CDS encoding OmpA family protein, with protein sequence MKNIKLKLIFVVIMGLLISCSSVPKKSPILEAAKESYKNAQADPDVMAHSQVPMYDASKTLAQAEKAETVEDMELMDRIGKKLERQVQLAKFQAEQKVADNKLEILKKENQKLLFEAREKKIAKSQIEIEAKQKETALARQQTEAMRKEAELARQQNEKMKKEAESKALEAESKALEAEKMKKEAEAKALEAEQLRKEAEKAKEEAKKFEQELLELQAKQTDRGMVLTIGDVLFESGKTDLKAGAMLSIDKLSEFLHKNPTRNVLIEGHTDSKGSDSLNLSLSERRADSVKNALIARGIDRDRITIKGYGKTYPITDNTTSTGRQQNRRVEIVILNEGVPIDSVLRK